The Ignatzschineria rhizosphaerae genome contains a region encoding:
- a CDS encoding PucR family transcriptional regulator encodes MTLQLTIKELLHKAELKISLKAGRNGLDRTILWAHTSELENPSKWVLPHYLIMTTGLGIPKDAEKQRQYLQYLVDAELAGLLISDHMNAPTDLEALYEKADEIGFPILMSDYNTPFINIAKVISEANKDKKESINHQLIKVLYEHTRSLIKEHNINDLVNRVRALLNFELYLIDLERPTVPPFPDAPYPDEWQDTFSKHPFSNNKTQRLTQNGVTCTIVPLKAKSYALAIIDQSISNDLLQNLILLFSFYIEGRKENFSQLMKLSNELFDDILHERVNESYVEKRLPNFRITPNHSQILIFKRNLKLNYETFFFNHAIYGILISQKDHLMMLTDSDNIPLLSQNSEAMGISNPLESLSRLNDAIKEAKLAYKKSSKSYPIQYYAEDNYAKYGVPKSLEDAKKLFDLNLGALYQQDQERNTRYLTTLKVFLDNDRAWEKSAKQLHIHKQTLVYRMQKIQEITGRKTDTMEDIVELWIALKAGEILGLIEESH; translated from the coding sequence ATGACACTGCAATTAACTATTAAAGAACTGCTCCATAAAGCAGAATTAAAGATCAGCCTTAAAGCCGGTAGAAATGGGCTTGATCGCACGATTTTATGGGCTCATACTTCGGAATTAGAGAACCCTAGCAAGTGGGTTTTACCCCACTATCTCATCATGACAACGGGACTTGGAATTCCCAAAGATGCCGAAAAACAGCGCCAATATTTACAATATTTAGTTGATGCTGAGCTCGCGGGATTACTCATCTCAGATCATATGAATGCGCCAACAGACTTAGAAGCGCTCTATGAAAAGGCTGATGAAATCGGCTTCCCTATCTTAATGAGTGATTACAATACGCCCTTTATCAATATCGCCAAAGTCATTAGTGAAGCCAATAAAGATAAAAAGGAATCGATTAATCACCAGCTCATTAAAGTGTTATACGAACATACAAGATCGTTAATTAAAGAGCATAATATTAACGATCTCGTCAATCGTGTGAGAGCGCTTTTAAACTTTGAGCTCTATTTAATAGATCTTGAGCGCCCAACCGTGCCGCCCTTTCCTGATGCGCCTTATCCTGATGAATGGCAAGATACTTTTAGCAAACATCCATTTTCCAATAATAAAACTCAACGGCTAACACAAAATGGGGTTACTTGTACAATTGTGCCTTTAAAAGCGAAAAGTTACGCGCTTGCCATTATTGATCAATCGATTAGTAATGATCTTTTACAAAACCTCATTCTTCTCTTTAGCTTCTATATTGAAGGTCGAAAAGAGAATTTTTCGCAACTCATGAAGCTCAGCAACGAGCTATTTGATGATATTTTACATGAACGGGTTAATGAATCTTATGTGGAGAAACGCCTCCCTAACTTTAGAATCACGCCTAATCATAGCCAAATACTGATTTTTAAACGCAACCTTAAGCTAAACTATGAAACCTTCTTCTTTAATCATGCGATCTACGGCATTTTGATTTCCCAAAAAGATCATCTCATGATGCTCACCGATAGCGATAATATTCCGCTACTGAGCCAAAATAGTGAAGCGATGGGAATTAGTAATCCGCTTGAAAGCCTCTCTCGCTTAAATGATGCCATTAAAGAAGCAAAGCTTGCCTATAAAAAGAGTTCTAAAAGTTATCCTATTCAATATTATGCCGAAGATAACTACGCAAAATATGGCGTTCCCAAAAGCTTGGAAGATGCCAAAAAACTCTTTGACCTCAATTTAGGGGCCCTTTATCAGCAAGATCAAGAACGAAATACCCGATATTTAACAACCCTAAAAGTCTTTTTAGATAATGATCGTGCTTGGGAAAAGAGTGCAAAGCAGCTCCATATTCACAAACAAACACTTGTCTACCGTATGCAAAAGATCCAAGAGATCACCGGCAGAAAAACAGATACGATGGAAGATATCGTAGAACTATGGATTGCGCTAAAAGCTGGGGAGATTTTAGGATTGATTGAAGAGAGTCATTAA
- a CDS encoding asparaginase has product MGKRIIALGSLGGTVSMTKGDSEKGVTPKLTAEDLIESLGDVQALKNLEVVTENITQIPSSYIQFENLLKCYDWAKEQVAQGVDGIVLTQGTDTLEESAFFLDLIWDSDIPLILTGAMRSPDQAGADGPSNLLASLIAASSENSSARGALVVMNNWIYEAKWVEKRHTADVNAFTSQVGPVGIIFENSCRYFKTPENRCSFIKPQAITADVFLYQATLGDTPEILNLIAPKADAIVISSFGAGHVSKEAAEAVSIIAETKPVIISSATLAGSTAYNTYGYIGSEIDLQQRNAIMSGWLSPKKSRLLVALALSNKESIDGYFQKYLSTMVF; this is encoded by the coding sequence ATGGGTAAGAGGATAATTGCATTAGGCTCGCTTGGTGGCACTGTGAGTATGACTAAAGGAGATTCTGAGAAGGGGGTCACTCCTAAGTTAACAGCAGAAGATTTGATAGAGTCATTAGGTGATGTTCAGGCACTTAAGAATTTAGAAGTTGTGACCGAAAATATTACGCAAATTCCAAGTAGTTATATCCAATTTGAAAATCTATTAAAGTGTTATGATTGGGCTAAAGAGCAGGTTGCTCAAGGTGTTGATGGGATAGTCTTAACCCAAGGAACTGACACATTAGAGGAATCCGCATTCTTCTTAGATTTAATATGGGATTCAGATATCCCGTTAATTCTAACGGGTGCCATGAGATCACCAGATCAAGCAGGGGCGGATGGACCTTCTAATTTACTTGCCTCACTTATTGCTGCATCTTCTGAAAATAGTAGTGCTAGAGGAGCGTTAGTGGTAATGAATAATTGGATATATGAAGCGAAATGGGTTGAAAAAAGGCACACCGCAGATGTTAATGCTTTTACCTCTCAGGTGGGCCCTGTTGGTATTATATTTGAAAATAGCTGCCGTTATTTTAAAACACCAGAAAATAGATGTAGTTTTATAAAACCACAGGCTATTACTGCGGATGTATTTTTGTATCAAGCTACGTTGGGTGATACTCCTGAGATACTCAATTTAATAGCACCTAAAGCGGATGCAATCGTGATTTCTAGCTTTGGCGCAGGACATGTTTCAAAAGAAGCTGCTGAAGCAGTGTCGATAATTGCGGAGACTAAACCAGTTATTATATCTTCAGCAACACTAGCGGGATCTACGGCATATAATACTTATGGTTATATTGGTAGTGAGATAGATCTTCAGCAACGAAACGCGATCATGAGTGGTTGGTTATCTCCGAAAAAATCAAGATTGTTAGTAGCTTTAGCACTTTCTAATAAGGAAAGTATTGATGGATATTTTCAAAAGTATCTTTCAACTATGGTTTTTTAA
- a CDS encoding MFS transporter: MTKIKRKNFRYTIFILVLIVALINYIDRGALSYAGAEIMAEFGFNNKDWGNLLGYFGYGYMFGALIGGALADKWGAKKVWIVAGVAWSIFEISTAFAGEIGMMIFGGSALAGFAVIRILFGFSEGPAYSVINKTIGTWATPKERGFVVGIGLLSTPLGALLTAPVAVGLLALTGSWRAMFIILGVVGLIAIIILMRYFTNTPRENKYVSAEELSEIEASHAIADTEFIATAAKNTSLRWFDFFKSRTLVFNTIGYFAFIYVNFLLLTWTPRFLQDQFDYNLSSLWYMGMIPWIGACFTVLLGGRFSDWLFQKTGKLTIARSYFAAGILLLTTLCFLSVNLVTSAAAVIALISVGNALNALANTVYWTVVIDTTPKNKIGTYSGMMHFLSNIGAVLAPTLTGYLVSQSGYSAMFTAAAVVTCIGMVSMLLVKPGHLK; this comes from the coding sequence ATGACTAAAATTAAAAGAAAAAATTTTAGATACACGATATTTATATTAGTCTTAATTGTTGCACTGATTAACTATATCGATCGAGGGGCATTATCTTATGCCGGTGCTGAAATTATGGCTGAGTTTGGCTTTAATAATAAAGATTGGGGAAATCTTTTAGGATATTTTGGCTATGGATACATGTTTGGAGCGCTTATAGGTGGAGCTTTAGCAGATAAGTGGGGAGCAAAAAAAGTTTGGATTGTCGCTGGTGTTGCGTGGTCTATATTTGAAATTAGTACAGCGTTCGCTGGTGAAATAGGAATGATGATATTTGGAGGATCTGCATTAGCAGGTTTTGCTGTAATACGCATCTTGTTTGGCTTTTCTGAGGGACCTGCTTATTCAGTTATTAATAAGACAATTGGTACCTGGGCGACACCTAAGGAGAGAGGGTTTGTCGTAGGAATTGGGCTATTAAGCACACCTTTGGGGGCACTATTAACAGCACCTGTAGCCGTTGGATTATTAGCTTTAACGGGTAGCTGGCGAGCAATGTTTATTATTCTCGGGGTTGTGGGATTAATAGCAATTATTATTCTTATGCGATATTTTACAAATACGCCAAGAGAAAATAAATATGTTAGTGCTGAGGAACTATCTGAAATAGAAGCAAGTCACGCTATAGCTGATACAGAGTTTATAGCTACTGCAGCTAAGAACACGTCTTTAAGATGGTTTGACTTCTTTAAAAGCCGAACACTAGTATTTAATACGATCGGTTATTTTGCGTTTATTTACGTTAACTTCTTACTGTTGACATGGACTCCGCGTTTTTTACAGGATCAGTTTGATTATAACTTGTCTTCTTTATGGTATATGGGAATGATCCCTTGGATAGGCGCTTGTTTTACAGTTTTGTTAGGCGGTCGCTTTTCTGATTGGTTATTTCAAAAAACCGGTAAATTAACCATAGCTCGCAGCTATTTTGCAGCAGGTATTTTATTACTGACGACATTATGTTTCTTGTCTGTAAATTTAGTAACAAGTGCCGCAGCTGTCATCGCATTAATTTCAGTAGGAAATGCATTAAACGCATTAGCAAATACTGTTTATTGGACTGTTGTGATTGATACAACACCGAAGAATAAAATTGGTACATATAGTGGAATGATGCATTTCTTATCAAATATAGGAGCTGTATTAGCACCGACATTGACCGGATATTTAGTCAGCCAATCAGGATATAGCGCAATGTTTACTGCTGCAGCTGTGGTGACGTGTATTGGGATGGTTTCCATGTTATTAGTTAAACCAGGTCATTTAAAATAG